From the Lathyrus oleraceus cultivar Zhongwan6 chromosome 4, CAAS_Psat_ZW6_1.0, whole genome shotgun sequence genome, one window contains:
- the LOC127076024 gene encoding F-box/LRR-repeat protein 12 → MEDLSKIGATSIVHLPDDCLTIIFHALDCRADRESFGLTCRRWLHIQNFNRRSLQFECSFSILNPSSLSRKGLDVHTVHLHRLLRRFQHLESLSLCGCTELNDSGLTRLLSYGSNLQKLNLDCCLKVTDYGLSLVASGCPSLTSISLYRCLNVTDDGLETLATACLSLKCINLSYCSQISDKGLKALTQRCRQLQAVNISHCESIRGVGFKGCSKSLAHVEAWSCKLNPEGVMGIISGGGIEYLDVSCLSWSPLGDPLLGIRFSSNLKVLNFRMCRSVSDTSIVAIAMGCTLLEEWNLALCHEVRISGWQAVGLYCQNLKRLHVNRCRNLNDNGLQALRDGCRSLSVLYLNGCVQVTPFALELFKSHRANVCIKEEEIMCINPYSPFR, encoded by the coding sequence ATGGAAGATCTTTCCAAAATTGGTGCTACCTCCATCGTTCATCTACCGGATGACTGCCTTACTATTATTTTCCATGCTTTAGATTGTCGTGCTGATCGTGAATCGTTTGGCTTGACTTGCCGACGATGGCTCCATATTCAGAACTTCAACCGTCGATCACTGCAATTTGAGTGTTCATTCAGTATATTAAATCCCTCCTCTTTGTCGAGAAAGGGTCTTGATGTTCACACTGTCCATCTCCATAGGTTGCTGAGGCGCTTTCAACATTTAGAGTCTTTATCCTTATGTGGGTGCACGGAGCTCAATGATTCAGGATTAACCCGTTTGCTAAGCTATGGTTCGAATTTACAAAAACTTAATCTAGATTGTTGTTTGAAAGTTACTGACTACGGGCTATCCCTGGTTGCTTCTGGTTGTCCCTCATTGACGTCAATTAGTCTCTATCGGTGTCTCAACGTTACTGATGACGGATTAGAGACTCTAGCCACTGCTTGCTTATCTTTGAAATGCATAAACCTCTCGTACTGCTCACAAATATCCGACAAAGGGTTGAAAGCTCTTACTCAGAGGTGTCGTCAGCTTCAGGCAGTTAACATATCACACTGTGAGAGTATAAGAGGTGTCGGCTTCAAAGGGTGTTCAAAATCTCTCGCACATGTAGAGGCTTGGTCTTGTAAGCTCAACCCAGAAGGAGTGATGGGAATAATTAGCGGCGGTGGTATAGAGTATCTAGACGTATCTTGTTTAAGTTGGTCTCCTTTAGGAGATCCCTTGCTTGGAATAAGATTTTCCTCAAACCTCAAAGTCCTTAACTTTCGAATGTGCAGATCTGTTTCCGATACTTCTATCGTTGCAATAGCCATGGGATGTACACTACTTGAAGAATGGAACCTAGCATTATGTCATGAGGTGAGGATATCTGGATGGCAAGCAGTGGGGTTATATTGCCAGAATTTGAAGAGACTGCATGTTAATCGATGCCGCAATCTCAATGATAATGGCTTGCAGGCGTTACGAGACGGTTGCAGAAGTCTCTCGGTTTTGTACTTGAATGGTTGTGTTCAAGTGACTCCTTTTGCATTAGAGTTATTCAAGTCTCACAGAGCAAATGTTTGTATAAAGGAAGAAGAGATAATGTGCATCAATCCTTACTCCCCATTCAGATGA